The Streptomyces cadmiisoli genome has a segment encoding these proteins:
- a CDS encoding GTP-binding protein, whose amino-acid sequence MVSAPSLDEQAYVRGGETQTAVKILVVGHFAVGKTTFIGAISEIEPLSTEETMTQAAEAVDDLKGVQDKTTTTVAMDFGRLTISERVVLYLFGTPGQQRFVQMWEDMARGALGALVLIDPERLADSFPVIDLIEQYGLDYAIAVNHFAGSPPRDEQALREALDLLDDTPVVTCDARDERSSADALITLVRFLLDRSH is encoded by the coding sequence ATGGTCTCCGCGCCAAGTTTGGATGAGCAGGCCTATGTCCGCGGCGGGGAGACCCAGACCGCGGTGAAGATCCTCGTCGTCGGACACTTCGCGGTGGGCAAGACCACGTTCATCGGGGCGATCTCCGAGATCGAGCCGTTGTCCACCGAGGAGACGATGACGCAGGCCGCCGAGGCGGTCGACGACCTCAAGGGCGTCCAGGACAAGACCACCACCACGGTAGCCATGGACTTCGGGCGTCTGACCATCAGCGAACGCGTGGTGCTGTACCTGTTCGGGACGCCCGGGCAGCAGCGCTTCGTGCAGATGTGGGAGGACATGGCCCGCGGCGCCCTCGGGGCGCTGGTCCTGATCGACCCCGAGCGGCTGGCGGACTCCTTCCCGGTGATCGACCTCATCGAGCAGTACGGCCTGGACTACGCCATCGCGGTCAACCACTTCGCCGGATCACCGCCGCGTGACGAGCAGGCGCTGCGCGAGGCGCTCGACCTGCTGGACGACACACCGGTGGTCACCTGCGACGCACGCGACGAGCGCTCCTCCGCCGACGCACTGATCACCCTGGTCCGCTTTTTGCTAGACCGTTCCCACTAG
- a CDS encoding cytochrome P450: MDAHDNAPVPPPGCPAHGSGGRVPLYGPEFAASPQAYYEFMRHYGPAAPVELAPGVEATLVTDYAAALQLLQDSVSFRKDARHWRAFNEGRISEDSPVAPLLAYRPNAMFADGADHQRLRQAVTDSMARVDTRRLTRITEQVSGYLISRFGSLGSADLLAEYAKQLPLFVFNELYGCPADIGDRVLFGISGMFDGINADKATMVLFEAVGELVAMKRRRPGDDITSWLMQHEAKLTDEEMVHQLALLMGSSEAQRGLIGNTLHRLLTHERYAHGGGLIDEALDDTLWENPPMANYAPHYPTSDMEFAGQQLQAGDLVLVSFAAANTGPTLTAARQAGSNRAHLAWSAGPHACPFKDQARHITVIAIENLLNRLPDIQLAVPEESLSWRPGPFHRTLTALPTRFTPVQTADRPGRAPAAPEPARAQETSTAPQPQRSGMWSQFLNWLTR, encoded by the coding sequence ATGGACGCTCACGACAACGCCCCGGTGCCACCACCCGGATGCCCCGCCCACGGCTCCGGCGGCCGGGTGCCGCTGTACGGGCCGGAGTTCGCCGCATCACCGCAGGCCTACTACGAGTTCATGCGGCATTACGGCCCCGCGGCGCCGGTCGAGCTCGCCCCCGGCGTCGAGGCAACGCTGGTCACCGACTATGCGGCGGCCCTCCAGCTCCTCCAGGACTCTGTTTCCTTCCGTAAAGACGCACGCCACTGGAGGGCCTTCAACGAAGGCCGGATCAGCGAGGACAGCCCCGTCGCGCCCCTGCTGGCGTACCGGCCCAACGCGATGTTCGCCGACGGCGCCGACCACCAGCGGCTGCGGCAGGCGGTCACCGACAGCATGGCGCGGGTGGACACGCGCCGGCTGACCCGTATCACCGAACAGGTCTCCGGCTACCTCATCTCCCGGTTCGGCTCGCTGGGTTCGGCCGACCTGCTCGCCGAGTACGCCAAGCAGTTGCCCCTGTTCGTCTTCAACGAGCTCTACGGCTGCCCCGCCGACATCGGCGACCGGGTGCTGTTCGGCATCTCCGGCATGTTCGACGGCATCAACGCCGACAAGGCGACCATGGTGCTGTTCGAGGCCGTGGGCGAACTCGTCGCGATGAAGCGGCGCCGGCCGGGCGACGACATCACCTCCTGGCTGATGCAGCACGAGGCGAAGCTCACCGACGAGGAGATGGTCCACCAACTCGCCCTGCTCATGGGCTCCTCCGAGGCGCAGCGCGGCCTCATCGGCAACACGCTGCACCGGCTCCTCACGCACGAGCGCTACGCGCACGGCGGCGGTCTGATCGACGAGGCCCTCGACGACACGCTGTGGGAGAACCCGCCCATGGCGAACTACGCGCCGCACTACCCCACCTCCGACATGGAGTTCGCCGGGCAGCAGCTCCAGGCCGGCGACCTGGTCCTGGTCAGCTTCGCCGCGGCCAACACCGGTCCGACGCTGACGGCCGCGCGCCAGGCCGGCAGCAACCGCGCCCACCTGGCGTGGAGCGCGGGCCCGCACGCCTGCCCGTTCAAGGACCAGGCCCGGCACATCACGGTCATCGCCATCGAGAACCTGCTCAACCGGCTGCCGGACATCCAACTCGCCGTGCCCGAGGAGAGCTTGAGCTGGCGGCCGGGCCCCTTCCACCGCACGCTCACCGCGCTTCCCACCCGTTTCACCCCGGTGCAGACCGCCGATCGGCCCGGCCGGGCCCCCGCCGCGCCGGAGCCCGCGCGCGCCCAGGAAACCTCGACGGCCCCCCAGCCCCAACGCAGTGGAATGTGGAGCCAGTTCCTCAACTGGCTGACAAGGTGA
- a CDS encoding tryptophan dimethylallyltransferase family protein, with the protein MSGARVGAESPGIPTLGSFTGGQSRRLCAAAGLSQDDCDTYAQVLSESLGTASVRSLDLPPPNRTFLSDDHTPVEFSLSFRPGAAPAVRVLVEPGCGAADLARNGRTGLEAVRAMASRWRFTTEPLDAVADLFLPSSPQGDFALWCALELRPGGIPQLKVYLNPAASGREHRAETVREALRRLGHHQAFGAMPEADGYPFLALDLGDWEQPRVKVYLSHDDMTADRAALLSRMDPGPDPADLEEFFRAAAGTRSEADRLTRRPALTCHAFTDTAAARPSGFTLHIPVRDYARHDKEVLARATNLLHRHGMDAGPLDRALAALTRRRPEDGVGLISYLALAHQHGRPARVTTYLSCEAYAVRPPNVMAPDPVEAMR; encoded by the coding sequence GTGAGCGGGGCGCGGGTCGGCGCTGAGTCGCCCGGCATACCCACTCTCGGTTCCTTCACCGGCGGCCAGTCGCGCAGGCTCTGCGCGGCCGCCGGTCTGTCCCAGGACGACTGCGACACCTACGCCCAGGTACTGAGCGAATCCCTGGGCACCGCCTCCGTACGGTCGTTGGACCTCCCGCCCCCGAACCGCACCTTCCTGTCCGACGACCACACGCCCGTGGAGTTCTCCCTGTCGTTCCGGCCGGGTGCGGCACCCGCGGTACGGGTGCTGGTGGAACCGGGCTGCGGAGCGGCCGACCTGGCCCGCAACGGGCGTACCGGACTCGAGGCGGTCCGCGCCATGGCGAGCCGCTGGCGCTTCACGACCGAACCTCTCGACGCGGTCGCGGACCTGTTCCTTCCGTCGTCCCCGCAGGGCGATTTCGCCCTGTGGTGCGCCCTGGAACTGCGCCCCGGCGGCATCCCCCAGCTCAAGGTCTATCTGAACCCGGCCGCTTCCGGCCGCGAACACCGTGCCGAGACGGTACGGGAGGCGCTGCGGCGGCTCGGCCACCACCAGGCCTTCGGCGCCATGCCCGAAGCCGACGGATACCCGTTCCTCGCCCTGGACCTCGGGGACTGGGAGCAGCCGCGGGTGAAGGTCTATCTGAGCCACGACGACATGACGGCCGACCGGGCCGCACTCCTGTCGCGGATGGACCCCGGCCCCGACCCCGCGGACCTCGAGGAGTTCTTCCGCGCGGCCGCGGGCACCCGCTCCGAGGCGGACCGTCTGACCAGGCGGCCCGCTCTGACCTGTCACGCGTTCACCGACACCGCGGCCGCACGGCCGAGCGGCTTCACTCTGCACATCCCCGTCAGGGACTACGCGCGCCACGACAAAGAGGTCCTGGCCCGCGCCACCAACCTGCTGCACCGGCACGGCATGGACGCCGGCCCGCTGGACCGCGCGCTCGCCGCCCTCACCCGACGGCGGCCCGAGGACGGCGTCGGTCTGATCTCCTACCTCGCACTGGCCCACCAGCACGGTCGGCCGGCCCGGGTGACGACGTACCTGTCCTGTGAGGCGTACGCCGTCAGGCCGCCGAACGTGATGGCGCCGGACCCGGTGGAAGCGATGCGCTGA
- a CDS encoding flavin-containing monooxygenase — translation MRACVIGAGLSGLAVAYALKDRGIEVVCLEKAPDVGGVWRQPEAGERGPGYMSLHLNTAKQLTGYADFPMPDSYPLYPRHSDVAAYLRSFAQWSGVLEHVELRTEVLSVQQEADHMWTVVSRGADGAVVSRRFERVIVASGHHSEPALPDPLPPGAAAFAGTILHSLDYRQGSDYAGQRTVVVGLGASAVDIAADLSRHAAQTVVSVRRGLHIVPKQLFGTSVDEIAEASWWNVMSLGEKRRFVEQALLVARGRLGDYGLPEPDHPIFSSAVTISDEILSRIRHGAVTPKPAIDRFEGNRVVFTDGTHVEADTVVYCTGFHMAFPFLPPGCPIGPDGSVELYRRVVAPGRPGLYFVGLVRPVGAITRLVEAQAQWVTRIIEGEVTLPSRDVMRAEISAYLDDIAERYGRTQGASIQVDVGPYLGELRGLINV, via the coding sequence GTGCGTGCGTGTGTGATCGGTGCGGGGCTGTCAGGGCTGGCGGTGGCGTATGCCCTGAAGGACCGCGGTATCGAGGTCGTCTGTCTTGAGAAGGCTCCCGATGTCGGCGGGGTCTGGCGTCAGCCGGAAGCCGGTGAGCGGGGCCCGGGGTACATGTCACTGCACCTCAACACTGCCAAGCAGCTGACCGGCTACGCCGATTTTCCGATGCCGGATTCCTATCCGCTGTACCCGCGGCACAGTGATGTCGCGGCCTATCTGCGGTCGTTCGCCCAGTGGTCGGGCGTTCTGGAGCATGTCGAACTGCGTACCGAGGTGCTGTCGGTGCAGCAGGAGGCGGACCACATGTGGACGGTGGTCAGCCGTGGCGCGGACGGTGCGGTGGTGTCGCGGCGCTTCGAGCGAGTGATCGTCGCTTCGGGCCATCACTCCGAGCCCGCCCTGCCGGATCCTCTTCCGCCGGGTGCCGCCGCTTTTGCTGGAACGATTCTGCACTCATTGGACTACCGCCAGGGCAGCGACTACGCCGGGCAGCGGACGGTCGTCGTCGGCCTCGGAGCGTCGGCGGTGGACATCGCGGCCGATCTGTCGAGGCATGCCGCGCAGACCGTCGTCTCGGTACGCCGGGGACTGCACATCGTCCCCAAGCAGCTGTTCGGGACATCGGTCGACGAGATCGCCGAGGCTTCCTGGTGGAACGTGATGTCCCTCGGTGAGAAGCGCCGGTTCGTGGAGCAGGCGCTGCTGGTGGCGCGGGGCCGACTGGGGGACTACGGGCTGCCCGAGCCCGACCACCCGATCTTCTCCTCGGCGGTGACCATCTCCGACGAGATCCTCAGTCGTATCCGGCACGGCGCGGTGACGCCGAAGCCCGCGATCGACCGCTTCGAGGGCAACCGTGTGGTCTTCACCGACGGGACGCACGTGGAGGCGGACACCGTCGTCTACTGCACCGGATTCCACATGGCCTTCCCGTTCCTGCCCCCGGGCTGCCCGATCGGTCCGGACGGTTCGGTGGAGCTGTACCGGAGGGTGGTCGCCCCGGGCCGGCCGGGCCTGTACTTCGTCGGACTGGTCAGGCCGGTGGGGGCGATCACGCGACTGGTGGAGGCACAGGCGCAGTGGGTCACCCGCATCATCGAGGGTGAGGTGACGCTGCCGTCGCGGGATGTGATGCGGGCGGAGATCTCCGCGTACCTGGACGACATCGCCGAGCGCTACGGCCGTACCCAGGGGGCCTCGATCCAGGTCGACGTAGGCCCGTACCTGGGGGAGTTGCGGGGGCTGATCAATGTGTGA